DNA from Mesorhizobium loti R88b:
ATCACATAGATCAGGTCGAAGGAGCGCAGCGATTCGATCATCTTGACGAACATCAGGCTGACCACCGGCGCCTTCAGCATCGGCAAGGTCACATAGGCGTGGATCTGCCAGCGTTTGGCATGGTCGAGCCGCGCCGCCTCGATCGGCTGCGGTGGCAGTGTTTCCAAGAGCTTCAGCACGATGACGGCGAAGAACAGACCCCATTGCCAGACATCAACCGACGCAACGGCGAACAGCGCCGTCGACGGCTTGGACAGCGGGTCGAAGATCAGCCCACCGGTGATCAGCCTGTAGGGATAGGTGGCGATGCCGTACAGCGGATGATAGGCAAACTTCCAGACGAAGGCCGCCGAAACACGCGGCAGCAGAACCGGGATGATGAACAGCAAGCAGTAGACGTTTCGCATGCGCGGCGAGGCGACCTCGAACATCAGCACGCCAAGGCCAATGGCCACGACCATCGTGGCGATGACCGTGACGAACTCCCACTTCACCGACACCCAGACAGCGTTGAGGAAGCGGCGATCGAAGAACAGGTCATAGAAATTCGAGAACCAGACATAGGAGTAGGCTGTTGAACTCAGCTCGCGGTTCTGCAGGGCGATGATGATCGCATACAGCGTCGGCACCATCGACAGCACCAGCAGGATGATGAGCGTCGGCACAATAAAGGTGACCGGCAAGGAAGAGCGTCGCGGCATCTGTCTGTCCCTGGCTGTGTCTCGGCAGCGGCGAAAAAGGGAGACCCGCGGCGCACAGGTCCCGGCATCAATCGAATGCCGTGGACCGCGCGCCGCAGGGGGAGGATGGCTTATTTCTTCACCAGTTGGTTGGCATAGGCATCAAGCTCGTTGAGGCTGCCTTTGATGTCGGTGCGCGTGCCGGCAATCAGCTCTTCGAGGATGATGCCCCAACGGTCGCCGAGATCCGGCCAGCGTGGGTCCTGCCAGAAGTTGACCGCCGTGACCTTGCCTGTCGCCGCCAGCGCCTGGCCAAGGTCGGCGCCGTAGATATCGGCGAATTCCTTGCTGGACAGGATGCTGGTGCGGTTCAGCTCACCGAACTGGTGGGCGTCGAGCCGGCGCTTCTCGTTTTCCTTCGACGTTGCCCAGGCAATGAACAAGCCGGCGCATTTCTTCGAGGCGTCGTCGGCATTGGCTTTCGCCGCGATGGCAAGGCCATGGCCGTAACCGCCGCCAGGCAGCGGCGATGGCGGCGGCAGGAAGCCGATCTTGCCGACCACCTGGGAGGTCTTCGGATCGACCGCCATGCCCGACAGCGGCGTCGATTCGACGAGGATCGCGACCTGGCCTGACAGGAAGGCGCCGGTCGATTCATCCCAGCTGCCGGTCTGCGTGCCGGGTGCCGAATCCTTGAACAGCTTCAGATAGGTCTCGGTCGCCTTGACGGCTGCGTCCGAATTGAAAGCCGGCTTGTCGCCGTCGAACCACTGGCCACCATAGGCCTTGAAGAAGGGCATCCAGCGCCAGACATTGGCGCCCGAACCGCGTGCGCCGCGCAGCGCGATGCCGTACATGCCCTTGTCGGGATTGGTGAGCTTCGGCACGTCGGCGATCAGTTCGTCCAGCGTCTTCGGTGGCTGGATGCCGGCGGCCTCGAGCACATCCTTGCGGTAGACCATCAGGTCGCCGCCGCCGGTCAGCGGCGCGAACCAGACCTTGCCGTCATAGGTCGCGACCTTCTGGCGGCCGGGGTCGAAGTCGGCATAGTCATAGTCAGCCGGGTAATAATCGGTCAGTGGCACGATCCATTTCGATGAGGCAAACAGGGCAACGTTGGCTTCATCGACATAGTAGACGTTGTAATTGCCGACGGTGGACGCATCGGCGCGCGATTTGGCCCGGCGGTCGTTCTCGTTGAGATAATCGATCTGGAAGCTGGCGCCGGAGAGCTTCTGGAACTCGGCCTTGGAGTCCTCCAGAAGCGTCAGGCCGTCGCGCGGTTGCGCCAGCACCTTGACCGGCGCGGAGCACACCGGCGCCTGCGCCAGTGCGATGGTGGATACGGTAGCGGAAAGCATGAAAGCTGCGCCCAAGCCCGCAGCGAGCCGAATTGGTTTCATTGATTTTTCTCCTCCAGGAACACTCGCGGGAAGCGGGAGTCCTCGGGTCTGCGATCCTCACCATCGCCCGAGTGACATGCCACCCATCGCCAAAATGCGGAGTTGCAACGGGCCGCGCTAGAAGCCCCGTTGCAGCCGACCTGTACTTTTATGCATTGTGCGGCGCAAAAACCGGCACCCATCAACCACCCATTTCACCTGAGTATTGATCGGGGCCAACATGGGGATTTCAGGGTGCGCTTATGCGCGCATTGTCATCCGTTGCCGCGACAGGCGGCGATAGGATGACGGCGTCATCCGATGCTTGCGCATGAAGGCCCGGTTGAAGTTCGAGATGTTCATGTAACCGACCTGGAAACAGATCTCGGTGATCGGAATATCCGTGTCCGCCAAGAGCTTGCAGGCCTGCCAGAGCCGGAGCTTGGCTAGGTGGTCGCTGAAGGAGTTGCCGGTGTTCTTCTGGAAGAAGCGCGAGAAGGTGCTTTCGCTCATTCCGGCGAGGTCGGCCACTTCCGGCAGCTTCAGGTCCTCGGCGAAATGCTGGAACAGATAGGTCAGCGTGCGCTGGATGATGTCGAGCGAGGCGGCATCGAGAAGCGGCGAGAAATCCGGCGATGACAGCAACTCGTACTCGTCGGTCCTGGCCAGGAGGTCGACCAGTTCGAGGAACAGGCAGAGGCGGGCGAGCCCATGCACCGCCCCCATCCGCTCCATCAGACCGGCGCCTTCCAGCGCCGTGCCGCCGTGAAAGACCATGCCGCGCAGGGACCGCTCCAGGAACGGCTCCAGTTCGCGCAGTTCCGGCAGCAGGCCCGCCGAGCCGCGCAGCCTCTGCGCATCGAACTGCAGGACGATGTCGCGGCCTTCGATCAGTTCGCCCGGCTGCACCGCCGTCACCCAATCATGCGGCAGCCCGCCGCCGACGATGGTCAGGTAGCCAGGCCCGAATTCGCCGATATGATCGCCGACCAGGACCACGCCGGAGGATTTCCTGAGCAGATGGATTTCGTACTCGGGATGGAAATTCCAGACATTGCGCTCCCACGGGTAGTCGTCGAGCCGCCACAGAAAGCTGTCGCTGGCTTCGGTGACGATATGTTCGAAGGCTGGTGCGGTGCGCGGGATCGCGGCCGTGTTTTTTCGCTGTCTGAACGCCATCCATTCCTCCCGGCGGGTTCGCTGGCTGCCGGTCTCCAAGGCAATCCGTAACAGTCCGTGCGCGGCAAGGGAACGACGCAGTGGCACCTCTGGAATGACACTGGCTCAATCGGTCTCCTCCCCTCCTCCCTTGCCTTCATGTCGCATTTCGTTCAATAGACGGCGCAAACGCCGCGAAACCGAAGGTTTTGCCGTTTGACATGCGGCTTCCGGCTCTTTGCCGACGTGCCGCAACCTTGAAAGAGCGGAACAATGTCTGCGATCGAAGCCGGCGCTCGTGCGCCGGAAAACCTTTGGCGTCAGGAAATCAGGGCGACGCTGGCGCTCGCCTGGCCGATGGTGCTGACCAATCTCGGCCAGACCGCGATGACGGCCACCGACGTCATGATGATGGGGCGGCTCGGGGCGGATACGCTGGCCAGCGGCGCGTTGGGCGCCAATCTCTATTTCATGCCGCTGATCTTCGGGCTTGGGCTGATGCTGGCCACCTCTCCGATGATCGCTACCGAGCTTGGCCGCCGCCGTCATTCGGTGCGCGACCTGCGCCGCACCGTGCGCCAGGGCCTGTGGCTGGCGATCCTGATCTCGATCCCGATCTGGCTCGTGCTCTGGCATGGCGAAGCGATCCTGTTGGCCATGGGCCAGGAGCCCGCGCTGGCGCACCAGGCCGGCATCTATCTGCGCTGGCTCGAATGGGCGGTGCTGCCTTTCTATGGCTATATCGTGCTGCGCTCGTTCATCTCGGCGCTGGAGCGGCCGGGCTGGGCGTTGATCATCGTTTTCGTCGCCGTTGCCTGCAACGTGCTCTTCAACTGGGTGTTCATGTTCGGCAATCTCGGTGTCCCGGCAATGGGCATTGCCGGCTCGGGTCTCGCCACCTCGCTGTCCAGCATGCTGATGTTCGTCGGCATGGCCGTTGTCGTGATGCGGGAGAAGAAGTTCCGGCGCTACCGCCTGTTCGGCCGCTTCTGGCGGTCCGACTGGCCGCGCTTCAAGGGCCTGCTGCGGCTCGGCCTGCCGATTGCCGGCATCCTTGCTTTCGAGGTTACGATCTTCAACGCAGCAGCCCTGCTGATGGGCCTGATCGACGCGGATTCGCTGGCCGCGCATGCGATCGCCATCCAGATCGCCTCGATCTCCTTCATGGTGCCGCTTGGCCTCAACCAGGCGGTGACAGTGCGCGTCGGTCTCGCACATGGCGCCGGCAATCCGGAAGGTGTGTCGCGCGCCGGCTGGACGGCCTTTGTCATCGGCGTCTCGTTCATGGCGCTGATGGGGCTGGTGATGATCCTGTGGCCGCATCCGCTGATCAGCGCCTTCATCGATATGACCAACCCGGCCAACACCAGGGTGATCGCGCTTGCCGTGTCGTTCCTGGCCTTTGCTGCGCTGTTCCAGGTGTTCGACGGTGCTCAAGCCGTTGCCGCCGGCATGCTGCGCGGCCTGCACGACACCAAGGTGCCGATGATCTATGCCGCGATCGGCTATTGGGGTGTCGGCCTGCCGCTCGGCGTGCTGCTCGCCTTCCATTTCGGCTTGCATGGCGTCGGCATCTGGATTGGCCTGTCGACAGGACTGGCCGTGGTGGCGGCGCTGCTTTTGACGCGCTGGCTGCGGCGGGATCGTTTGGCGCCGTCACTAGCGTTCGGGCATTGAAGCGGGAGACCCCTCGCACATTTATTCGTCCTGTCCGGACGGATGAGATCTGAGATAGGCGATGATATCCGCGCGGATTTGCGGATCGCCTATCGAGATCCCCATCCTGGTCCCAGGCAGGAATTGGCCCGGTCCGGACAGCCACCTGTCGAGCAGCTTTTCCGACCAGATGAATTGCCCCTGGCGCAAGGCCTGGCTGTATTGGAAGCCGGCAACGGATCCAACACGCCTGCCATAGACATCGCCAAGACGAGGACCGAAGCGGTTCTGCGAAATCGAGTGACAGCTGGTGCAACGGTCCTCGAAATACCCGCGCCCGCTGGCGGCATCTCCCTTGGGCGCGGTGGCCGATGCCGCCTGCGCAACGGTCAATGCTGGCTGAGCGATTGTTAGCAGCAAGGCTCCAAACGCGATACTGCGGGCCAAGAGAGAAGACGAAGCCATAATGCCGACCTTAAATGTGAGGGTTTATCATGTTATATAACGTGATAAACCCTCACATTCAGATCGTCAAGTGCTCCGTCTATCGCTTCAGCACAGCCAGAAAATCGGGCACGTCCTTGAGCGCCGCCGCGCGGGCAGCCGGATTTAGGCCTGCATGCGCAACACCGTCGTCATTCGCGGTGAAGGCCAGCCCATGGAGTTCGTGAAGCTTCTGCGCCTCATTGTCGAAGTCATGATAGGCGCGGGGATAGAGGATGAGCTTCACGCCGTCAGGATTGGCCGCGGCCAGCGTTTTGCACGGCTTGGCCGGTGTCCAGTCATCCGCTTCGCCCATCACGATCAGCAGCGGCATACGCGTCGCCCAATCGCCCTTGTCGGCGAGGGCGGTGCAACCCGGGTAGAACGCGACCGCCGCGCGAAAATCCGGCGAATCCGGCTTCGGCGTGTCCTTTGGCCGGACCGTGCAAAGCACGGTCGAACCACCATTCGACCAGCCGAGCAAGGCGATGGCGGCTGAATTCACATAGGGCAGCGTCTGCAGATAGCGGCGGGCGGCGTTGGCATCCTCAACCCGCTCACGATACGGTTCGACCTCGCGGTCGCCGTTCTTGCATTGCGGTCCAAGGTCGCGCGACCCGTAGCTGTCCGGAAAGATCACGACGTAACCGAGAGCCGCTAGGCGCTGGCCCCAATCGGCATGGCGCGGGCTGAGCTTTGTTCCGTTCTTGCTGCTCCACAGGCCGCTGCAGCCATGCATGGCCACAACAGCCGGAAACGGCCCCTGCCCTTGCGGCTTGAACAGCATTGCGTCCAGCGTCGCCGGTTCGTTCTTGCCGTCGGCCGGAATGGTGACGCGATCGGGTGTCTGGTCAGCGGCTAAAGCCGGCTGGGCCATCCAAAGGGCGAATAGGATTGCAAGAGCGACACGATATTTCGCCTGCATCGGCAAACCGCCCTCTTCGTCGAAAAGCCGTGACGCTCACAGTGACGCGCATGCCAGCCAACCACAAATCACGGTTGCGTGGCTTAGCGGGCAGCCGCTCGTTTCTCCAGCGAACGCGCATATTGCGTCAGCGGAAAGCACATGGCGAAGAAGATCAGCGCCACCAGCCCATAGACCTTGAACGGTTCGAAAGTGGCGTTGTTGATGGCGTTGGAGGTGCGCACCAGTTCCTCGAAACCGATGATCGAGGTCAGCGCCGTCGACTTGATGAGCTGCACCAGGAAGCCGACCGTCGGCGCGCGGGTGATCGAAAACGCCTGCGGCAGGATGATCAGCCTGAGCTCCTGGAGATAATGCAGGCCGAGGCTGGCGCCGGCGTCCCATTGGCCCAATGGCAAGGCATCGACGCCGGAGCGCCAGATTTCGGCGAGATAAGCGCTGGCGAAGAAGGTGAGGCCGAGCACGGCGGCCGTCCAGGGTTCGATACGCAGGCCGAGCATCGGCAGGCCGAAGAACATCAGGAACAGCTGCATCAAGAGCGGCGTTCCCTGGAACAGGGCGATGTAGCCGGAGGCAACGCGCCGGCTCCATTTATTCTTGGATATCCTGAAAAACAGCACCGCCATTCCGACCGCCGCGCCGCCGACGAAAGCAGCCAGCGACAGCAGCACCGTCCAGCGGGCGGCGAGCAGAAGGTTGCGAACGATGTCCCAAAGCGTGAACTCGATCATGACACGCCCGCTCCGAGCGCGCGGCGCCCGCCGGTGACCAGCAAGCGGCGCAGGGCCATCGACAAAGCGAGATAGACCAGCGTCACGACGAAATAGGTCTCGAAGGAGCGGAAGGTGCGCGCCTGCAGCATGTCGGCCTCATAGGTCAGTTCGCGCACCGCGATCTGCGACACGACGGCCGATTCCAGCATCATGATGACGATCTGGCTGGTGAGTGCCGGATAGATGATCTTGAGCGCCTGCGGCAGCACGATCTTGATGAACACCTGACGGGGCCTCAAGCCCAGCGCCAGGGCGGCTTCCGTCTGCCCGGGTGGTACCGCATCCAGCCCGGCGCCGACGATTTCGATCGTATAGGCCGCCATGTTGAGCGTCATCGCCAGCATGGCGGCCAGGATCGGATCAAGCCTGATGCCGAGGCTGGGCAGGCCGAAGAAGATGAAGAACAACTGCACCAGGAACGGGGTGTTGCGCATCACCTCGACATACCAGGCGATGGCCCGCTTGAGCAGCACGGGGCCGTTTCGCCGTCCCGCGGCGCCGAGGATGCTGAGCAGCGTGCCGGCCAGCGTGGTGACGGCGATCAGCAGGATCGTCGTCACCGCGCCATGCGCGATGTCGCCCACAGCACCCGGGAGCCAGGCAAAGGCCACGGAAACTCAATCCTTGAGGTTGTCGGGGTTGAGCGGCGTCTTCAGCCAGGCTTTCGAGCTTTCGTCCAGCTTGCCGTCGGCCAGCATCTTGGCGACGGCATCGTTGACCGCCTTCTTGAGAGCGTCCTCATTCTTGTTGAGGCCGATATGCGAGGGCGAGGTCAGGAGCTGGAACTTCTGCTCCGGCTTCAGCGCATCCTGCTTGGCCAGAACCTGGGCGCCGACATCGTTGCCGACAACCATCAGCTGGGTCTGGCCGGAGATGAAGGCCTGGATGACGGAATTGTAGTTGTCGAAGCGCTTGATGTCGGCCGAAGCGGGTGCCGCCTCGGTGAGCGAAGTGTCCTCGAGCGTGCCGCGATTGACGGCGATCGACTTGTCGGCAAGGTCTTCCTTGCCTTTGACCGTCATTGCAGCCGGCCCGATCACCGCGATGTAATAGGGCGCGTAGGCGGCGGCGAAGTCGATAACCTGTTCGCGCTCCTTCGAATAGCCGACGCTCATCAGGATATCGACGCGATGGTCGTTCAGGTACGGGATGCGGTTCTGGCCGGTGACGGCGACCGTGTTGAGCTTCACCTTGAGGGTGTCGGCGATGTACTGCGCGACATCCATGTCATAGCCCTTGAGGCTCATATCGGCGCTGGCCGAGGAGAAGGGCGGGAAGTCGGCGAAGACGCCGACATTGATGGTGCCGGCCTTGGTGATATCAGCCAGCGCGTCGGCATTGGCGGCCTGTACGGCGAAGCCGAGGCCGGCGGCGCCCAGCACCAGGGCGGCGGCGATGGATGATTTGAGTGTCGTGTGGATTGTCATTGTCATTCCCCTTCTGGAAGCTTTGATTGTTTGAGGCTACCGCCGGCTCCAGCACGGCGGCCGCCTTTCTCTTTTTGAATGTCAGGCACCCTTGCCCGTAATGGCAGGGCTGAACACCATCAGGCTCAGGATCTCGAACAGCACCTGCGCGGCGGCATGGGCAGTGTTGGTGGTGGCGTCATATTGCGGCGCCACCTCGACGACGTCGCCACCGACGATGTTGAGGCCTTTGAGGCCGCGCAGCAGTTCGAGCACTTCGCGCGTGGTCAGGCCGCCGACTTCCGGCGTGCCGGTGCCGGGGGCAAAGGCCGGGTCGACGCTGTCGATGTCGAAGGAGATGTAGGTGGGGCCATCGCCGACGATCTTGCGCGCCTTCTCGATGATGGCGGGCATGCCGAGACCGGTCACCTCCTCGGCATGGACCACGGTCATGCCGGACTCGTAAGTGAACTCCCACAGATATTCGGCCGAGCCACGGATGCCGATCTGGATGGTGCGCGTCGGGTCGAGCACGCCGTCCAGCACCGCGTTGCGGAACGGTCCGCCGTGGTGGAACTTGGTCATGTCGAACAGGCCGCTGGTGTCGCAATGGGCGTCGATGTGGATGAGGCCGACCGGCGCCTTCTTGCCGACAGCCTTCAGAATCGGATGGCTGATCGAATGGTCGCCGCCGACCGACAGTGGAATGACGCCGGCATCGACGATCTGGTTGGTGCGGCGCTCGATATCCTCATGGCTGATCTCCAGCCGGTAGCGGCTGCGGAATGGCGTGTCGCCGATGTCGGCGACCCGAAGCTCATGCGTCGGGGCGCATTCCAGCACGTGATTGTAGGGGCCGATGCGCTCGATGGCGCGCAGTGCCCTCGGCCCGAAGCGCGAGCCCGGCCGGTTGGTGACGCCGAGGTCCATCGGCACACCGATGATGGCCACCTGCAAATCGCCGAAATCGGGATTCTCAGCCGCGATTTCGCGGTAGGGTGCGGCGAGGAAGGTCGGGATGCCGGAATAAGGCGCCAGTCTTGTGCCGCTCTTGGAGAAGATCTTGTCAGCGACCTTGCGGAACTTCGGGTCGAACATCTCGCCGCCATGGCTCTCGCCATATTTGCGACGCAACGCGTCGAGCTTGCCGCGATCGTAACCCATGTCCGTTCCTCCTGATGATGCAGTACGACCTCGGGCGAACTAACCGTCATCCGGCCGGGTCGCTTGTCCCGCTGGCTGCCTGCAGATTTCACGTCTTGATGCTGTTCCGGGCTGAAGTGTCCGGCAGCCGCATTGAAAAATCAATTGATATTGTTAGGGTGTTCTCTGTGAGAAAATCTCACAGAGAAGTCCGGCACCCATGGCCAAGCGCCTGCCACCCCTGAATCCACTGCGCGCCTTCGAGGCACCGGCTCGCCATGGCTCGCTGACCAAGGCGGCCGGTGAACTGAATGTCACACATGGCGCCGTCAGCCACCAGATCAATGCGCTGGAGCAGTCGCTTGGCGTCAAGCTGTTCGAACGTGTCGGCCAGCGGGTCAAACTGACACCGCATGGCGCCGAGCTTTTGCCGGCGGTGTCGGCCGCCTTCGACGGCATCGCCGCCGCAACGCAGCGACTGACGCGGCCGGCAAGCAGCGGCGCGCTTTCGGTGTCCTGCGTGCCGGCGCTGCTGCTTTTGTGGATGACGCCGAGGCTGGGCAGCTTCACAGCGCAATATCCCGACATCCAGCTGACGCTCATCCCCTCCAACGATCCCAGGGATATCCGCGCACCGCATATCGATGTCTGCGTGCACTATGGCAACGGCAGCTGGGCCGATTGCTGGATGCGCAAATGGTCGGGCCTCGAACTGTTTCCCGTGGTGAGCCCGACACTCATCAACAACCGGCCGATCCGCAGCGTCAGGGACCTTGCGGACCATGTCTTCCTGCATGGCGATGACGGCCGCGAATGGCACACCTGGCTGGCGACCGCCGATGCACTGGATCTCGAGCGCGGCCGCCGCCATTATCTGGGTGACGCACGCATCGCGACCGAGGCCGCTGTGCACGGCCATGGCGTGGCGCTCGGCGATTCCGTGACGGCAAGCGCGCTGCTGGCCAGGGGCATGCTGGTCGCGCCATTCAGCCTGTCGGTGCCAGCAGTCGATGAATTCTACATCGTCTGCCGCAACGAAATGCGGACCACGCCGATCGTGCAAGTGTTCATCGACTGGCTGTTTGCCGAGAAAGCCGGGGATGACGGCCGCGCCGACGCTCCGGTCGCCGGCCGCATCATCAGCCGCCGTAAGCGTCCGCAACTCAAGGTCATCGGCGCCAAGACCGCTTCTTGACGCTGGACTCGAATGGTTCCTTTTTGTCGGGCCAGCCCGCAAAGCGGGAGGCGCTTTCAAAAATTCAATGCTAAGAGGCATTTGCGGGGAGCGAGCAGCGAAGGCGGCATCGAGACATGGCAAAGACCGATATTGCGCGGCGCGTCTACAACCACACCTGGAAGCTCGACCCGATCGTGCGCAGTCTGCTCGACACGGATTTCTACAAGCTTTTGATGCTGCAGATGATCTGGGGCATGTACCCCAAGGTCGAAACCACCTTCTCGCTGATCAACCGCACCACTTCAGTGCATCTGGCCGACGAGATCGACGAAGGCGAATTGCGCGAACAGCTCGACCATGCCCGTACCTTGCGCTTCTCCAAGAAGGAGATGATCTGGCTGGGCGGCAACAATTTCTATGGCCGCAAACAGATTTTCGAACCGGAATTCCTGGCTTGGCTGGAAGGCTTCCGGCTGCCCGACTACGAGCTGTCGAAGCGCGACGGCCAGTACGAGCTGACCTTCAGCGGGCCATGGATGTACACCACGCTGTGGGAAATCCCGGCGCTGGCCATTATCAATGAGCTCCGGTCTCGCGCGGCCATGCGGGCTTTCGGGCCGTTCGCGCTCGATGTGCTCTATGCCCGCGCCAAGGCCAAGATGTGGGCGAAGACCGAGCGGCTGAAGGCGCTGCCCGGCATCCGCATTTCCGACTTCGGCACCCGCAGGCGCCACTCCTTCCTGTGGCAGCGCTGGTGCGTCGAGTCGCTCAAGGAAGGCATCGGCGAGGCTTTTACCGGCACCTCCAACGTCCTGCTGGCGATGGACAATGACCTCGAAGCGCTCGGCACCAACGCGCATGAACTGCCGATGGTGTTCGCGGCACTGGCCAATTCGGAAAAAGAACTGAAACAGTCGCCCTACAAGGTGCTGCAGGACTGGCAGCGCTATTATGGCGGCAACCTTCTGATCGTGCTGCCCGACGCCTTCGGCACGGCGTCCTTCCTGCGCGACGCGCCGGACTGGGTCGCCGACTGGACCGGCTTCCGCCCCGACAGCGCGCCGCCGATCGAGGGTGGCGAAAAAATCATCGACTGGTGGCGCGAGAAGGGCAAGGACCCCAGGCAGAAGCTGCTGATCTTCTCCGACGGGCTCGAGGTCGAGACCATCGAGGAGACCTACCGCCACTTCAAGGGCAAGGTGCGCATGTCGTTCGGCTGGGGCACCAATCTGACCAATGATTTCGAAGGCTGCGCGCCGATCGAGACCAACAGCCTCGACGCCATATCGCTGGTCTGCAAGGTTACCGAGGCCAATGGCAGGCCGGCGGTGAAGCTTTCCGACAATCCGGCCAAGGCGACCGGCGATGAGAAAGAGATCGAGCGGTATATCAGGATTTTTGGGCAAAAGGACCGCGTGGAGCAATTGGTCAAGGTGTGAGGGTGGCGGGCATCGCCATACGAGACGGCAAAGTTGGATAGGCTGAGTTCCTTGGCGCCCCCCTCTGTCCTGCCGGACAAATCCCCCACTTGGGGGGAGATTGGCTGTCATCAGCCCCTTCGCCAATCTTCAACGCCGCAGGAGAGATGCCGATCGAGCAAGCAGCCAATCTCCCCCCTCGTGGGGGAGATGTCCGGCAGGACAGAGGGGGGCGTCGTAGGGCGCTGCCGCCTGTCGTTAGCCTTCTTGCTTGCTATCCTATGGTTCGCCTTACCCACCCCCGCCTTCGCCCACGCTTCCGATCGAGGCCACGTCCTCCTTCTCCCGACCGGCTATTATCTCATCGGCGGTGCGTTCGCCGTCGCCGTCAGCTTCCTTGTCCTGGCGCTCCTGCCGGCGGCTTCCCTCGATCTTTTCTGGCGCCGACGCCTACGGCTGTTCCGCTTCGGCGACAGCGCCCGCACTGCCATCAGCCTGATTTCATTTGCCGGCTTTGCAATCCTTGTCGCCGCCGGACTTTTCGGCAGCCGCG
Protein-coding regions in this window:
- a CDS encoding carbohydrate ABC transporter permease, with the protein product MPRRSSLPVTFIVPTLIILLVLSMVPTLYAIIIALQNRELSSTAYSYVWFSNFYDLFFDRRFLNAVWVSVKWEFVTVIATMVVAIGLGVLMFEVASPRMRNVYCLLFIIPVLLPRVSAAFVWKFAYHPLYGIATYPYRLITGGLIFDPLSKPSTALFAVASVDVWQWGLFFAVIVLKLLETLPPQPIEAARLDHAKRWQIHAYVTLPMLKAPVVSLMFVKMIESLRSFDLIYVMTRGGPGVATETLDMYAFSQGFIESGKVSYASAMAVLMMIATVITFTMLWKRVQA
- a CDS encoding ABC transporter substrate-binding protein, with the protein product MKPIRLAAGLGAAFMLSATVSTIALAQAPVCSAPVKVLAQPRDGLTLLEDSKAEFQKLSGASFQIDYLNENDRRAKSRADASTVGNYNVYYVDEANVALFASSKWIVPLTDYYPADYDYADFDPGRQKVATYDGKVWFAPLTGGGDLMVYRKDVLEAAGIQPPKTLDELIADVPKLTNPDKGMYGIALRGARGSGANVWRWMPFFKAYGGQWFDGDKPAFNSDAAVKATETYLKLFKDSAPGTQTGSWDESTGAFLSGQVAILVESTPLSGMAVDPKTSQVVGKIGFLPPPSPLPGGGYGHGLAIAAKANADDASKKCAGLFIAWATSKENEKRRLDAHQFGELNRTSILSSKEFADIYGADLGQALAATGKVTAVNFWQDPRWPDLGDRWGIILEELIAGTRTDIKGSLNELDAYANQLVKK
- a CDS encoding AraC family transcriptional regulator — protein: MAFRQRKNTAAIPRTAPAFEHIVTEASDSFLWRLDDYPWERNVWNFHPEYEIHLLRKSSGVVLVGDHIGEFGPGYLTIVGGGLPHDWVTAVQPGELIEGRDIVLQFDAQRLRGSAGLLPELRELEPFLERSLRGMVFHGGTALEGAGLMERMGAVHGLARLCLFLELVDLLARTDEYELLSSPDFSPLLDAASLDIIQRTLTYLFQHFAEDLKLPEVADLAGMSESTFSRFFQKNTGNSFSDHLAKLRLWQACKLLADTDIPITEICFQVGYMNISNFNRAFMRKHRMTPSSYRRLSRQRMTMRA
- a CDS encoding MATE family efflux transporter, with amino-acid sequence MSAIEAGARAPENLWRQEIRATLALAWPMVLTNLGQTAMTATDVMMMGRLGADTLASGALGANLYFMPLIFGLGLMLATSPMIATELGRRRHSVRDLRRTVRQGLWLAILISIPIWLVLWHGEAILLAMGQEPALAHQAGIYLRWLEWAVLPFYGYIVLRSFISALERPGWALIIVFVAVACNVLFNWVFMFGNLGVPAMGIAGSGLATSLSSMLMFVGMAVVVMREKKFRRYRLFGRFWRSDWPRFKGLLRLGLPIAGILAFEVTIFNAAALLMGLIDADSLAAHAIAIQIASISFMVPLGLNQAVTVRVGLAHGAGNPEGVSRAGWTAFVIGVSFMALMGLVMILWPHPLISAFIDMTNPANTRVIALAVSFLAFAALFQVFDGAQAVAAGMLRGLHDTKVPMIYAAIGYWGVGLPLGVLLAFHFGLHGVGIWIGLSTGLAVVAALLLTRWLRRDRLAPSLAFGH
- a CDS encoding c-type cytochrome — protein: MTVAQAASATAPKGDAASGRGYFEDRCTSCHSISQNRFGPRLGDVYGRRVGSVAGFQYSQALRQGQFIWSEKLLDRWLSGPGQFLPGTRMGISIGDPQIRADIIAYLRSHPSGQDE
- a CDS encoding dienelactone hydrolase family protein — its product is MQAKYRVALAILFALWMAQPALAADQTPDRVTIPADGKNEPATLDAMLFKPQGQGPFPAVVAMHGCSGLWSSKNGTKLSPRHADWGQRLAALGYVVIFPDSYGSRDLGPQCKNGDREVEPYRERVEDANAARRYLQTLPYVNSAAIALLGWSNGGSTVLCTVRPKDTPKPDSPDFRAAVAFYPGCTALADKGDWATRMPLLIVMGEADDWTPAKPCKTLAAANPDGVKLILYPRAYHDFDNEAQKLHELHGLAFTANDDGVAHAGLNPAARAAALKDVPDFLAVLKR
- a CDS encoding amino acid ABC transporter permease, with translation MIEFTLWDIVRNLLLAARWTVLLSLAAFVGGAAVGMAVLFFRISKNKWSRRVASGYIALFQGTPLLMQLFLMFFGLPMLGLRIEPWTAAVLGLTFFASAYLAEIWRSGVDALPLGQWDAGASLGLHYLQELRLIILPQAFSITRAPTVGFLVQLIKSTALTSIIGFEELVRTSNAINNATFEPFKVYGLVALIFFAMCFPLTQYARSLEKRAAAR
- a CDS encoding amino acid ABC transporter permease, yielding MAFAWLPGAVGDIAHGAVTTILLIAVTTLAGTLLSILGAAGRRNGPVLLKRAIAWYVEVMRNTPFLVQLFFIFFGLPSLGIRLDPILAAMLAMTLNMAAYTIEIVGAGLDAVPPGQTEAALALGLRPRQVFIKIVLPQALKIIYPALTSQIVIMMLESAVVSQIAVRELTYEADMLQARTFRSFETYFVVTLVYLALSMALRRLLVTGGRRALGAGVS
- a CDS encoding transporter substrate-binding domain-containing protein, coding for MTIHTTLKSSIAAALVLGAAGLGFAVQAANADALADITKAGTINVGVFADFPPFSSASADMSLKGYDMDVAQYIADTLKVKLNTVAVTGQNRIPYLNDHRVDILMSVGYSKEREQVIDFAAAYAPYYIAVIGPAAMTVKGKEDLADKSIAVNRGTLEDTSLTEAAPASADIKRFDNYNSVIQAFISGQTQLMVVGNDVGAQVLAKQDALKPEQKFQLLTSPSHIGLNKNEDALKKAVNDAVAKMLADGKLDESSKAWLKTPLNPDNLKD